TGGTTGTTGGCGACACGGTAGATCATCTCCTGGATGAGCACCGTCTTACCGACGCCGGCGCCGCCGAACAGGCCGATCTTGCCGCCCTTGACGTACGGGGTGAGCAGGTCGATGACCTTGACGCCCGTCTCGAACATCTCGGTCTTGGACTCGAGCTCGTCGAAGTTCGGGGCCTTGCGGTGGATCGGCCAGCGCTCGCCGTCGTAGGTCTCGTCGACGTTCAGCACCTCACCGAGGGTGTTGAACACCTTGCCCTTGGTGAAGTCGCCGACGGGGACGGAGATGGCCGCGCCCGTGTCGGTCACCGGGGCCTGGCGGACCAGACCGTCGGTGGGCTGCATGGAGATGGTGCGGACCAGGCCGTCACCCAGGTGCTGGGCGACCTCCAGGGTCAGCGTCTTCTTCTCGCCCGCGTTCGCCGGGTCGGCGACCTCGACGTGCAGGGCGTTGTAGATCTCCGGCATCGCGTCGACGGGGAACTCCACGTCGACGACCGGGCCGATGACCCGGGCGACGCGGCCCGTAGCCGTCGCGGTCTCAACAGTGGTGGTCATTTATCGGTCACTCCCCGCGGTCGCGTCGGCCAGGGCGCTCGCGCCACCGACGATCTCGCTGATTTCCTGGGTGATGTCGGCCTGGCGGGCCGCGTTGGCAAGCCGGGTGAGGTTCTCGATGAGCTCACCGGCGTTGTCGGTGGCCGACTTCATCGCGCGCCGCGTGGCGGCGTGCTTCGAAGCGGCCGACTGGAGCAGCGCGTTGTAGATACGGCTCTCCACGTACCGCGGCAGCAGGGCGTCGAGGACGTCCTCCGCCGAGGGCTCGAAGTCGTACAGCGGGAGGATCTCCCCCTTGGGGTGAGCCTCCTCGGCGACCTCTTCGAGGCGCAGCGGCAGCAGCCGGGCGTCCAGCGCCGTCTGCGTCATCATCGAGACGAACTCGGTGAAGACGATGTGGAGTTCGTCCACACCGCCCTGGGCCGTGTCCTTCTCGATGGCCTCGATCAGGGGCGCCGCGACCTTCTTGGCGTCCGCGTACGTCGGCTCGTCCGTGAAGCCCGTCCACGACTCCGCGACCTTGCGCTCACGGAAGTTGTAGTGGGCGACACCGCGCCGGCCGACGATGTACGTGTCGACCTGCTTGCCGTCGCGCTCCAGGCGCTCGGTCAGCTGCTCCGCCGTCTTGATGGCGTTGGAGTTGAAGGCGCCTGCGAGGCCACGGTCGCTCGTGAGGAGCAGGACCGCGGCACGGGTCGGGTTCTCCGCCTCCGTGGTGAGCGGGTGCTTGGTGTTCGAGCCGGTCCCGACCGCCGTGACCGCGCGCGTCAGCTCGGTCGCGTACGGCGTGGAGGCCGCCACCTTGCGCTGCGCCTTGACGACGCGCGAGGCGGCGATCATCTCCATCGCCTTGGTGATCTTCTTGGTCGCGCTGACGGATCGGATGCGACGCTTGTAGACCCGGAGCTGGGCTCCCATGAGTCAGGTCCCTTCCTTACGTCACTTGGCGGCAGCGGCAGGAACGTCCTCGCCGAGCAGCTTGCCGTCGCTCGTCTCGAACTGCTTCTTGAACTCCGCCACGGCGTCGTCGATCGCCTGGATCGTGTCGTCCGACATCTTCGCGCCCTCCTTGATGGAGGTCATCAGGCCCTGGTGCTTCCGGTGCAGGAAGTCGATCAGTTCCTTCTCGAAGCGGCGGATGTCGGCGACCGGGACGTCGTCCATACGGCCGTTGGTGCCGGCCCAGACGGAGACGACCTGGTCCTCGGTGGCCATCGGCTGGTACTGGTCCTGCTTCAGCAGCTCGACCATGCGCGAACCGCGCTCCAGCTGCGCCTTCGAGGCCGCGTCCAGGTCGGAACCGAAGGCGGCGAACGCCTCCAGCTCACGGAACTGGGCGAGGTCCACGCGGAGGCGGCCGGAGACCTGGCGCATCGCCTTGTGCTGGGCGCTGCCACCGACTCGGGAGACGGAGATACCGACGTTCAGCGCGGGACGCTGACCGGCGTTGAACAGGTCCGACTCCAGGAAGCACTGGCCGTCGGTGATGGAGATGACGTTGGTCGGGATGAACGCCGAGACGTCGTTGGCCTTGGTCTCGACGATCGGCAGACCGGTCATCGAACCGGCGCCCATGTCGTCGGAGAGCTTGGCGCAGCGCTCCAGCAGCCGGGAGTGCAGGTAGAAGACGTCACCCGGGTAGGCCTCACGGCCCGGCGGGCGGCGCAGCAGCAGCGACACGGCGCGATAGGCGTCGGCCTGCTTC
Above is a genomic segment from Streptomyces fodineus containing:
- a CDS encoding F0F1 ATP synthase subunit gamma, translating into MGAQLRVYKRRIRSVSATKKITKAMEMIAASRVVKAQRKVAASTPYATELTRAVTAVGTGSNTKHPLTTEAENPTRAAVLLLTSDRGLAGAFNSNAIKTAEQLTERLERDGKQVDTYIVGRRGVAHYNFRERKVAESWTGFTDEPTYADAKKVAAPLIEAIEKDTAQGGVDELHIVFTEFVSMMTQTALDARLLPLRLEEVAEEAHPKGEILPLYDFEPSAEDVLDALLPRYVESRIYNALLQSAASKHAATRRAMKSATDNAGELIENLTRLANAARQADITQEISEIVGGASALADATAGSDR